A single window of Gossypium arboreum isolate Shixiya-1 chromosome 13, ASM2569848v2, whole genome shotgun sequence DNA harbors:
- the LOC108461762 gene encoding uncharacterized protein LOC108461762, with protein MEQNQGKKFVCKFCNKGYPCGKSLGGHIRTHMNTENLGEAEEKAEISINNKQRFCSRNIKRAAEAEAGGGQSATYDLRENPKKSKRFSDLGNGSVLKEMICKECGKGFQSLKALCGHMACHSDKERVFQKLEDHWGNTEKQKLVVDSQSDTEISTPSRRRRSKRIRCKIGGVYSNNSVSLANGSSSVSEIEEQEQEEVAMCLMMLSRDSGCKKGLNSVADSSDNNSVVLEAKSSSIDLRITVKNANNGGELLKMKKQGVIKLKSAGSDPCSENSDSGYFRNGPKKVEPDVSSNGVTNNVECKKLKVKSRSGFEDIDATLGKNRSKFKYVKTEFPKDLVSEVGDNQDDRALTKYGLRSGKKDYSSSPKGTKLESIHDRGEDSLANGSFHAPMAATKLSNGNAEKRLGSKKNKGHVCPFCFRVFKSGQALGGHKRSHFAGGSEETTLVIKQDSPDMPLPALIDLNLPAPLEEDAMENSGFIPW; from the coding sequence atggaGCAAAATCAAGGAAAGAAGTTTGTTTGCAAGTTTTGCAACAAAGGGTATCCATGTGGGAAGTCCTTAGGAGGTCACATAAGGACTCACATGAATACTGAGAATCTTGGTGAAGCAGAGGAAAAGGCTGAAATCTCCATAAACAACAAGCAGCGTTTCTGTTCTAGGAACATAAAGAGAGCTGCTGAGGCTGAAGCTGGTGGTGGCCAATCTGCAACTTATGATCTAAGGGAGAACCCCAAGAAAAGCAAGAGATTTTCTGATTTAGGCAATGGTTCTGTACTCAAAGAGATGATTTGTAAAGAATGTGGTAAGGGTTTCCAATCATTGAAAGCTCTTTGTGGTCACATGGCTTGTCACTCAGACAAAGAAAGGGTCTTTCAGAAACTTGAGGATCATTGGGGTAACACTGAGAAACAGAAGCTGGTTGTGGATAGTCAATCAGATACTGAAATATCAACTCCAAGTAGGAGGAGGAGATCCAAAAGGATAAGGTGCAAAATAGGAGGTGTTTACTCTAATAATTCAGTCTCTTTGGCAAATGGTTCGTCATCTGTATCAGAGATTGAAGAACAAGAACAGGAAGAGGTTGCTATGTGTTTAATGATGCTGTCAAGGGATTCTGGTTGTAAGAAAGGGCTGAATTCAGTTGCTGATTCTTCAGACAACAACTCTGTCGTTCTGGAGGCTAAGTCATCCTCCATAGATTTGAGGATTACTGTTAAGAATGCTAACAATGGTGGTGAGCTTTTGAAGATGAAAAAACAAGGAGTCATCAAGCTGAAATCTGCTGGGTCTGATCCTTGTTCTGAAAATTCTGATTCTGGGTATTTTAGGAATGGGCCCAAGAAGGTGGAACCAGATGTTTCAAGCAATGGGGTTACCAACAATGTTGAATGTAAGAAACTCAAGGTAAAGTCTAGATCTGGATTTGAAGACATTGATGCAACACTTGGTAAAAATAGGAGTAAATTCAAGTACGTGAAAACTGAATTCCCTAAGGATTTGGTTAGTGAAGTAGGGGATAATCAAGATGATAGAGCTTTGACTAAATATGGTTTAAGAAGTGGGAAGAAAGATTATTCCAGTTCTCCAAAGGGAACCAAACTTGAGTCAATACATGATAGAGGTGAAGACAGCTTAGCAAATGGTTCTTTTCATGCTCCAATGGCTGCTACCAAGTTGTCAAATGGCAATGCTGAGAAAAGATTGGGGTCAAAGAAAAACAAAGGGCATGTATGCCCTTTCTGCTTCAGGGTTTTCAAGTCAGGCCAAGCTTTAGGAGGTCACAAAAGGTCCCATTTTGCT